From a single Bacillota bacterium genomic region:
- a CDS encoding DUF927 domain-containing protein — MQLTEFLNYLESVKGHGNQYSARCPSHDDRHNSLSISRGQDGKILLKCQAGCSTSEIVNAMGLKMADLFSDKPEVQQKRHKVAEYLYVDTTGEVVHKKIRYEPKGFIQAKPDGKGGWVYNLKGIQPILYNLPAVVQGIQDGQPIYIVEGEKDVETLKKHKKIATCNTHGAGEGKWLSQYNKYLYNSIIIIIQDNDEIGKAFAEEIAESLWGKAKSVKLIDLTISWPELPEHGDISDVFTMVHNDAEVLKKLNEIIENTPNYISKSVPKVQPDSEYECDAEFKGLFSRSGYTAIDGNTNQVVLHKECNRWQVDYKPICNFVAWCTGEKTTDDGIETKKTFAIKGKHASGRELPEIEVQAADFNNMNWITKMWGFSCNLNPGTTIKDRLRHCIQQISRNLKSETVYTYTGWRLYREKWIYLHGKGAVGAKDIDVKLEGRLSNYHLPGENPDEYARAVKDSMKLFNVAPQHIIFPLLAFTFLSPLNEFLKQAGHEPKFVYFLMGKTGTGKSTLAALFLSFFGRFNNTDLPLSFMDTANAIVNQVFLCKDNVICIDDYKPSTRNDVNRMDNVAQNILRSYGERTGRNRLNSNSTLMKQRAPRGNAIFTGEQPPNVGESGTARFVVSELKTGDTDFTALTIAQDDARNEVYSLCMRAYIEWLKAKFIDNGAKKFVQSLANEFEETRNRFFKSLNELTHPRVVEALAHLCLGWKYFVKFASEYSAVDEQDAKELLYVMDIILLQMGKDHAELLNDDKPSKIFIDKLKVLIKSQAVYVHDATGGYPPPPESRVPFIGYFNKENYYFYSEIVYKQVVKFCTEQGEFFPVGQKTLLKHLAEDGIINVIAGDKTPRHIFNGKRGRFLTIDKSVIDEA; from the coding sequence ATGCAATTGACGGAATTTCTGAATTACCTTGAAAGCGTAAAAGGTCATGGAAATCAGTACTCAGCGCGTTGTCCATCTCATGATGACAGGCACAACAGTTTAAGTATATCGCGGGGCCAGGACGGGAAAATTCTTTTGAAATGTCAAGCAGGCTGCAGCACTTCCGAAATTGTGAACGCAATGGGGTTGAAAATGGCAGATTTGTTTTCTGATAAACCGGAAGTACAGCAAAAGCGTCACAAGGTTGCCGAATACCTTTATGTTGATACCACGGGCGAAGTCGTACATAAAAAAATCAGATATGAGCCTAAGGGGTTTATACAAGCAAAACCGGACGGAAAAGGCGGCTGGGTATATAACTTAAAAGGCATACAGCCGATTTTATACAATCTTCCCGCCGTTGTGCAAGGTATTCAAGACGGACAACCTATTTATATTGTCGAAGGTGAAAAAGACGTTGAAACCCTGAAAAAGCATAAAAAAATAGCCACATGCAACACTCACGGGGCAGGTGAGGGCAAATGGCTAAGCCAATATAATAAATATTTATATAATTCTATTATTATTATTATACAGGATAATGATGAAATTGGCAAGGCTTTTGCCGAAGAAATTGCTGAAAGTCTGTGGGGAAAAGCTAAAAGCGTAAAGCTTATTGACTTAACGATTAGTTGGCCTGAATTGCCGGAACATGGTGATATTTCAGATGTTTTCACAATGGTTCATAACGATGCAGAGGTGCTGAAAAAATTGAATGAAATAATCGAAAATACTCCAAATTATATTTCGAAATCTGTACCAAAGGTTCAGCCTGATAGCGAATATGAATGTGACGCTGAGTTTAAAGGCCTTTTTAGCAGAAGCGGGTACACTGCAATTGATGGTAATACAAATCAGGTTGTTTTGCACAAAGAGTGCAATCGGTGGCAGGTAGATTATAAACCAATATGTAATTTTGTAGCGTGGTGTACCGGAGAAAAGACCACGGATGACGGAATTGAAACAAAAAAAACTTTTGCAATTAAGGGGAAACATGCTTCTGGCCGGGAATTACCAGAGATTGAGGTTCAGGCGGCAGACTTTAATAATATGAATTGGATAACAAAGATGTGGGGTTTTTCTTGCAATTTAAATCCTGGCACTACTATAAAAGATAGATTGAGACATTGCATACAACAAATTAGCCGAAACCTAAAAAGCGAAACTGTTTATACATATACAGGATGGAGGTTATACCGGGAAAAATGGATCTATTTGCATGGAAAAGGTGCCGTTGGAGCTAAGGATATTGATGTAAAACTGGAGGGTAGACTTTCAAACTATCATTTACCTGGAGAGAATCCGGATGAGTATGCTAGAGCAGTTAAGGATAGCATGAAACTATTCAATGTGGCGCCACAACATATTATTTTTCCGCTCTTGGCATTCACATTTCTTTCCCCGTTGAATGAATTTTTAAAACAGGCAGGGCACGAACCGAAATTTGTTTATTTTCTTATGGGTAAAACAGGAACTGGCAAAAGTACCTTAGCAGCTTTGTTTCTTTCCTTTTTCGGCCGTTTTAATAATACCGACCTCCCGTTGTCATTTATGGATACGGCAAATGCAATAGTAAATCAGGTGTTTTTATGTAAGGACAATGTTATATGTATTGATGATTATAAACCAAGTACCCGTAATGATGTTAACAGAATGGATAATGTTGCACAAAATATTTTACGCAGTTATGGAGAGCGCACAGGTCGTAACAGATTAAATAGTAATAGTACTTTGATGAAGCAAAGAGCCCCGCGCGGCAATGCAATTTTTACGGGTGAACAACCGCCCAATGTTGGTGAAAGCGGTACAGCGCGGTTTGTGGTATCAGAATTAAAAACAGGTGATACAGACTTTACAGCACTGACCATAGCACAAGACGACGCACGCAATGAGGTATACAGTCTTTGCATGAGGGCATATATTGAGTGGTTGAAGGCTAAGTTTATCGATAATGGCGCAAAAAAATTTGTTCAATCTCTTGCAAATGAATTTGAAGAAACGCGCAATCGCTTTTTTAAATCGTTAAATGAATTAACACATCCTCGAGTTGTTGAAGCACTAGCACATCTATGTTTGGGTTGGAAGTACTTTGTAAAATTTGCTTCTGAGTATAGTGCGGTTGATGAACAGGACGCCAAAGAACTTTTATATGTAATGGATATTATACTATTACAGATGGGCAAAGATCATGCTGAATTACTAAACGACGATAAGCCTTCAAAAATATTTATTGATAAGCTAAAAGTGCTTATTAAATCTCAAGCAGTTTATGTTCATGATGCAACAGGAGGTTATCCACCACCACCGGAATCGCGTGTTCCATTCATCGGATATTTTAATAAAGAAAATTATTATTTTTATTCAGAAATAGTGTACAAGCAAGTTGTTAAATTTTGCACAGAACAAGGGGAGTTCTTTCCAGTAGGACAAAAAACATTATTAAAACATTTAGCGGAAGACGGAATTATTAATGTAATAGCAGGTGATAAAACACCACGGCATATTTTTAATGGAAAACGTGGTCGGTTCCTGACAATAGATAAAAGTGTTATTGACGAAGCTTAA
- a CDS encoding helix-turn-helix transcriptional regulator: MDQNKIGERIRELRNEQRISQDELAKILSITRLTLGKYERGTRTPDASAINVLSHTFNVSADYILGLSDARNPEYREIMSEYGLNEKSAEI, translated from the coding sequence ATGGATCAAAACAAAATAGGCGAAAGAATTAGAGAATTAAGAAATGAACAAAGAATATCACAAGATGAGCTTGCAAAAATATTAAGTATAACACGACTTACACTTGGGAAATATGAGCGAGGGACGCGTACCCCAGATGCAAGCGCAATTAATGTTTTATCACATACCTTTAATGTATCTGCTGATTATATTTTAGGGTTATCCGATGCACGAAACCCTGAGTATCGAGAAATTATGTCTGAATATGGTCTAAATGAAAAAAGTGCAGAAATTT
- a CDS encoding helix-turn-helix domain-containing protein — protein sequence MEKLTYSVPELAKSLGISASAAYKLVHTKGFPTLSLGKRKLVLIDELQSWLKQNSGWGN from the coding sequence ATGGAAAAGCTTACATATTCAGTGCCAGAATTGGCGAAGTCATTAGGAATCTCAGCATCCGCAGCATATAAATTGGTACATACTAAAGGATTCCCGACCTTGTCGTTAGGTAAAAGAAAATTAGTATTAATTGATGAATTGCAAAGCTGGCTTAAACAAAATAGTGGCTGGGGGAATTAA